A region of the Gammaproteobacteria bacterium genome:
ATATTGTAATACCCTTTAAAGTTGAAAACTTTAAAGACATAGCTTATTGGGATGAGTCGGAAAACTATTATAAATTTTGGTATGGGATCAAATTCTATAAAACTATTGAAAAAAGTCTTCCTGAAAGAGAGAAAGAAAAATTATATGAAGAATTTCTAAAGCAAGTTGAATCTAATTATTCTGACTATGATTTAGATAAGCCTGAGTACTTTGAAGTATTGTCATCATCTGAAGACTTAGATGGGTATACCAAAGCAATAAGCGAATCGTACTTAGAATCTTACAAAAACCCTGTTGTGATTGTTCCTTTGGATCAAAATCCTAAAAATAATGAAAGTTTCTATTTGCTTTGGATTTTTATATCATTTGGGGGAGGATTATTATTGTTATCTTTTGCTCTTATTTTTCCAAAAGTTAACAATAACCCCTTACCCCACTATCCAAATATATTTGAGATCATTGGTGCTATTAGAAAGAAAAAATAAAACAATCAAAATGTTTCGCGACTTTCCATTCATAATCCATTAAGTTAAAATTAAATATTGAAGTTTTTAACAAATGAAGACCATGAAAAAAATCTACGAAGCGAGTAATTCTATTGAAGCCAAACTTTTGCTTGATTTGTTTGAACAAGCCGGATTGAATGTTCGTGTTGATGGTGAATATTTGCAAGGGGCAATGGGTGGTTTGCCTGCGAGTGGTTTATTGACGATTAGAGTAGCTGAAGAAGACTTTGCGGATGCTGAAGAGATTTTACGTC
Encoded here:
- a CDS encoding DUF2007 domain-containing protein yields the protein MKKIYEASNSIEAKLLLDLFEQAGLNVRVDGEYLQGAMGGLPASGLLTIRVAEEDFADAEEILRQWDSGEFVTSEDEE